From Caretta caretta isolate rCarCar2 chromosome 9, rCarCar1.hap1, whole genome shotgun sequence, one genomic window encodes:
- the LOC125642366 gene encoding transforming growth factor beta activator LRRC32: MFLSEHRLAERGYLLLWLLPSVLKAQPSAEVSPNPLPCQQSSVQVSCQGLGLRTFPEKLGPGVKQLDLSDNFIQNLTESCTSKLGQLEHLNMHFNQLATVSEMALTHLTHLHSLLLAANHLDRNYFTNGRAFGSLRNLKVLDLSANNLDSDMAAWYFSNLTSLKKLDLSWNKMTRLPGSIFQGTQQLREINLNNNYIMEIEEGAFEALVSLKVVNLAMNSLHCISGFSLTQLQVLNLSYNALEFFVTEERKEQYQLQVLDLSHNKLIYFPELPKVHRLTHLNLSDNAMVSLAPSSTNTAEFRLWYDEMARPNISLNIYNAAAGLSKITDLDLSSNLLYLFPVTFLHNLSSLQNLNMAKNCLHNIAVESPPGDMKSKEPGMMHDNAFLSVQSLDLQGNFIHSLPQWFFGILPKLETLDLGSNSLQPCESQNANRREIPIGHNSAQRDNCTSFCDIPQLKYLSLRRNNIVRLYPFMFNQTSLVSLDLSENEDLFMPKGALEGLEFSLQKLSLRGNQMDNKKTEFPCLKMLKKLDMSDNKLSLLPPDLVCSPLENLNIRNNNLQALEKPATMRWSSSLNHLNVAGNPFSCCALSWLEILQAARVSVLDLNETLCSYQDKNRNFSAKIANKPTWLCPHQIGNHYLMVLVVVITLCFLFLSCGMFCHLKKNQKLSKYLSFTSNRVDPIPYHPNKEKRTEEIVTDRVTEV; the protein is encoded by the exons ATGTTTCTGTCAGAACACCGGCTGGCTGAAAGAGGATATTTGCTGCTCTGGCTGCTCCCATCTGTTCTCAAAGCCCAGCCTAGTGCGGAGGTGAGCCCAAACCCTCTGCCATGCCAGCAG AGCTCAGTTCAGGTCTCATGCCAAGGTCTTGGCCTCCGCACATTTCCAGAGAAGCTTGGCCCTGGGGTTAAGCAGCTCGACCTCTCTGACAACTTCATCCAAAACCTGACGGAAAGCTGCACATCAAAGTTAGGGCAGCTAGAGCACCTCAACATGCATTTCAACCAGTTGGCAACTGTGTCAGAAATGGCCCTGACTCATCTAACTCATCTTCACTCTCTGCTCCTAGCTGCAAACCACCTTGATAGGAATTACTTCACCAATGGAAGAGCCTTCGGGTCACTGAGGAATCTAAAGGTCCTGGACCTTTCGGCAAATAATTTGGACAGTGATATGGCAGCCTGGTACTTCAGCAATCTCACCTCTTTAAAGAAACTGGATCTATCCTGGAACAAGATGACCAGGCTGCCAGGGAGCATCTTCCAGGGAACTCAACAGCTAAGAGAGATCAACCTTAACAACAACTACATCATGGAAATAGAGGAAGGCGCTTTTGAGGCTCTGGTAAGTCTAAAGGTGGTGAATTTAGCCATGAATTCGCTTCACTGTATCTCGGGCTTCAGCCTCACACAGCTGCAAGTTTTAAATCTCAGCTACAATGCTCTGGAGTTCTTTGttacagaggagagaaaggagcaGTACCAGCTTCAGGTGCTAGATCTGAGTCATAACAAACTGATTTACTTTCCAGAGCTCCCCAAGGTGCATCGCCTCACACACTTAAACCTCTCTGATAATGCCATGGTCTCTTTGGCACCAAGTTCCACCAATACAGCAGAGTTCAGACTGTGGTATGATGAGATGGCAAGACCTAACATATCCTTGAATATTTACAATGCAGCAGCTGGACTGTCAAAGATAACTGACTTAGATCTCAGCAGTAACCTGTTGTATTTGTTCCCAGTTACTTTCCTTCACAATCTGAGCTCCCTCCAGAATCTCAATATGGCTAAGAACTGTCTCCATAATATCGCTGTGGAGTCACCTCCTGGTGATATGAAAAGCAAGGAGCCAGGCATGATGCATGACAATGCCTTTCTGTCAGTGCAATCATTGGATCTTCAAGGCAATTTCATTCATTCCTTGCCACAGTGGTTTTTTGGTATTCTGCCCAAACTGGAAACACTTGACCTTGGTTCTAACAGCCTCCAGCCTTGTGAGAGCCAGAATGCTAATAGAAGAGAGATACCAATAGGTCATAACTCAGCTCAAAGAGATAACTGTACATCCTTCTGTGACATACCTCAGCTGAAGTATCTGAGTTTACGTAGGAACAACATTGTGAGGCTATATCCTTTCATGTTCAACCAAACCTCTTTGGTCTCCCTGGATCTGTCTGAGAATGAAGACTTGTTCATGCCAAAAGGAGCTCTGGAGGGTCTGGAATTCTCCTTGCAGAAGCTCTCTCTGAGAGGAAACCAGATGGACAATAAAAAGACAGAGTTCCCTTGTCTGAAGATGCTGAAAAAGTTGGACATGTCAGACAACAAGTTGAGTCTTTTGCCCCCAGACCTGGTCTGCTCTCCACTGGAAAACCTGAACATTCGGAATAACAACCTCCAGGCCTTAGAGAAACCTGCCACCATGAGATGGTCCAGCAGCCTCAATCATCTGAACGTTGCTGGCAATCCCTTTAGCTGTTGTGCACTGAGCTGGCTGGAAATTCTACAAGCTGCCCGTGTGAGTGTGTTGGATCTGAATGAAACTCTGTGCTCTTATCAGGACAAGAACAGGAACTTCTCAGCTAAGATAGCCAACAAGCCCACGTGGCTTTGTCCTCATCAGATAGGAAATCACTACCTGATGGTATTGGTGGTGGTGATCACTCTTTGCTTTCTGTTTCTCAGCTGCGGGatgttctgtcatctgaaaaAGAATCAGAAGCTGTCAAAGTATCTGAGCTTCACAAGCAACAGGGTGGACCCCATTCCTTATCATCCAAATAAGGAAAAGAGAACTGAAGAGATTGTAACAGACAGAGTTACAGAAGTATAG